TCATAATCATTTAAGCCTTCTACTTCATATCTTTATTTAAAGTTGTTTTTTAAAGTGCTCTCTTCTCCTTCATTTAGCAAAATTACCTCTTTAATTGTTTCTTTGATCTTATAACATGGACTATTGGTATAGAACATGGCCGGAATCAAGGGTATATGATGAGCCGTCGTCTTTTCGAGTGTTCGACGTTGCACTATAAATAACGAGTGATTTGTAATGGCGAAATTTATGCCGAAATTTGTCAGACAATCTTAAGACGAATTTGTGATAAAAACTGTCATCAGACAATTTTatgacaatattttattttgaatttttaaaaatttatcataaattttaattcaattacaaactgattattttataatattttttgatgttatttttctttaatcaactcactttctttttctttttccttcctTTCTAGATATTAGGTTTTGGTTGTTAGGTTGGTTTCTTCTCAAATTTCATGTTGGCTAAGCTGGCTAGGCTAAAAATTATCTATCACCATGACATGaggtttaaatttatattatatatatatataaaatatgtgtAATAATTTTGATTGCTACAATTTAATTATAACCAGTAACTTTGATCAAGAGACTGAAGAAGACAAGAGTGGTTGAGAGATGCATTTATTTTGGAAGAAAATTAAGTctgcagaaactaataattgAGAAAAAAGGAACAATTTAGAAGATGCATACGATTATAATATGTCAAGCTCTAATATCTTCTCATTTTCACATTTAATCCATTTCTACGTACATTACCATTACAATGATGTGATATCAATTAGCGAAGGAGCCACACTGGTAAATTCATAGCTTCCGTTATGGTCGGAATTGATCGAAAACGCTTTCTTTTAAGTTTCAATCTCAATCTTCATCCGGATTCTCAACTATTTGAGCTCTAAACAATTTTTCTAGatcaatattataatttttacacaAACTTAAAATCACAAATATTTTGCATATAAGGTTCAAGATAAATCTGACGACCTGATAAAAATTTGTATTACATTCATTAACATTTTAATAACTAATCTACCTTGCAACCTCTAGAAAATGGATTAAATAATGGTGTAGAagttaattcaaaatttaatttatcaagaGCAACACACAAACTTGAaatcttacaaaaaaaaaaccattaaaacaaTAACAATCTCCAACATGTAAGATTGAActagtacaaaaaaatatttagagaGAAGCTAACTAGAactccaaataatttattttttgtaaattgtttttgttaatatttaagatgaaaataaaaatttataataaaataagaaaatttctaCCCCGATctcattaataattaaaaataggaGCATCCACttcaaaaataattgaataaggCCAGAATCCATAACTGAATGCCTCCTTTTGATAAGAAGGACCTCACTATTAGTATCCTTATGTCACATCTACACTTCTATCACCTATCCTTTTCTCTTACTTTGATTtttcaaacttattttttttttcaattcttatattaatttaaatatcaatttatttccTAAATTAATTTACACACAAAGAATAACTaacatttaacttaattttttttattaattactctttgaatttttaaatagttaTCAATTACTCaaatgtataaattttaaaaaaatagaattaattgattaaaatttggTCTCAATAGTAAAAATtactgataaaaaaatttaacttaatgTTTTTATTGACAAACCTACTCTATTTGATAATGGTTAGCAGgagttaattaaaaaatttatttttaatttagttcaCTGTCTGCAGTGATATAGGTCAAATCCAGGATTTCTGAAGGATAACATAGGAACTTTACCAACCAGGCAAAAACTACTTAACAACTTAATGTTATTTGCTTATAAAGTTTGggaataaattaatatttaatttttttattatatataatataattttatattttcacaaaaaaaattataagaaaattgTGAAAAGCAATTTGATTGAACCTAATTCTTGTCACCAATATAGAGTTTTagaatttatgaaattaattattGCCATGATAGATGTCAAGATTAAGAAGTGACATGTGTGGAAACTATCATCAATTGGCAAAATATATAGTAATCAGAAGTGCACTGCAGATAAAGGGTGGGAAATGGTTGGTTTATATTCATTAGTGGATCAAAGTTTGGAGGGATtcccatttattttaaattggattCATATGAACTCACAATTCCTGTCATCTTCTATGTTTGATGTGCAAAAGATCTGGATCCTGtttaatttaaaagattaaaagagattaaaaattaatttaatgattaaagttaaaaaaatgaaatatttttaaaatcgatCGATGAAATTGTTCAACAACTCATAAAAACGACGACAACAAATGAATCGAACATTACTTTAGTATTGTATTTCGTGTAAGAATATGGATTCTATTTGAGTAGCTAGGAATTGCtatatatagattaaaaaatcgccgttatttttaaaataataattaaaagagataaaataacattattatgtttataaaatCACTCTCTTATgttgaaaagtaaaaaaatagatttatgtgaaaaataataatgttattcaataaaattatttactCTACCTTATGTGTATGTATTTCAGTATTTGTACTTGTCATCTTCTGTATTTCGTTGCCGTAGTTGTCCCTTCAGTGCACAATGAAGTGTTTTCCGGTTATTCAGGGAGTATATACAAGAATGGCCGCTTTATATGTATTTTCCAACTTGCTTTCcctataacaaaattaaaatgcgTGTTTTAATGCACGTGAGCTATCTAATACGAAAACTCGAATTCGAGATCTCCATAATTTTTACAAAGTAAAAATACCGATCAACCTGCTCTTTGATCGACAAATGGTGATAGCCATGTAGGAACTTTTATTTCTATTGAATGCATTATGCATGGAATAACAAACTATAGCTATATGTTTTTTTTCAATACATTTTATGTTGTGGAGTTCTCGTtagtttttgaaatattttgatattgtttgtTACATAACGGTAGTTTGTATTAAATGTTTGTCGTCATGAATTCGATTATGTTAATGTTTGGgctttattgtttttgttttttggcaATTCCATATTTTTCGATATGTTCTGAATTGTTCAAGTGTTTTTCGTGATTTGTATTCAAGATTTTTATACAATAACTCAAGCTTGTATGTTGCAAATACTTAAGTATAAATCAAGTTTATCAAGATTAAATAGTTGGGGAAAAAATCCCCTTTAAGTATATAGCTacaattttttagcaatatgaATTGTATTTCGTCAAAGAAACATTATATTTCTAAATTCCTAATAGAGAATTGCAGAAATGCTAagttttgccaaaaaaaaattctatgaaGTTCAAATCTCTAGTTTATTTATCCAATTAAAATGGCATAAGACAGactcatttttttttcacaagATTAACTTTAGAAAAATGCGCAGTTACAATACATGATTATGCTCCTGGAGATGATTTAAAGCAAGCAGTCTAAAGAGAGCTTTTATAAAAGCAATTTCTCCATTACTTTTGAAATTCTACACTGCTTTTCTTGTTTTTCCATTACTCGAACTTCCGTCTCTCCTCAATCATAGTCcgtaaactttattttttcactCTATTTTCCCTCAATCTATTTTGTATTGACGTCACTCCAGTTCTCTTTCCGTCAAAATTTAATATTGTGAAAGTAGGTTGGAGTCCTATTTAAACCAACAAATTTAATATCACTTTAAAACACTTGCTTCATGCTCACATTATAGTACCATTATAtcatgaaattttaataaaaacacagctgatataaaataaaagttgagggaaaatataataaagaattaaaaatttagagacTTTGGTGAACGAGAGACGAAAGTTCACAGAATATCAATGAATATTATCCCACCCACTCAGGATACGACTGCTTCAGGATTCTGCTTTTAAACTCAGCAGTAAAAGATTTGACTTCTTATTTACATTTAACAatcaatttttctattttttttgtaagaatCCATGCTCGAAACATAAACAATCTAACATACAACACACCGCCATTTACAGAATTCAATGAAGAGTACGGTTCAAATGATGTATATTTACAACAGAGCGAAGAGACAGCAATTACCCTGGCTCATCTACTCGACGCAGGACCGAAGTACATGCAGATTGGTGGGTTGATCCTGAAAATGGAGAGAATTGCTGATGGTATTGTCCAGATTCCATCACCGCATATCAAACCCGATGCCACTGCTCCAGCGTAATCTTCTGCATCCTTCCGGTTTATTCTCTCCCAGATGAACAATATCACCGTCCCAACGAACATGTCGATTGCAAAATATGCTCCAATATAGAATGGGATTGCCATAGCCATTGGAATAGGGATAAACTGTGAGATTCTCTCAGGAGTCATATCCCGAAGAAGATTTACGACTAAAGCAGCTATAAAGAATCCACAACACATGGCGAGGCAATGTTTGGGCAGCTCGGAGAAGCCTTCAACACCTATTATGGCCATTTCCCTAAAAATAACTGCATACGGAGCTTTGTATGCACCATCAGGTGCGCCAATATCGAAGGCAGTCCAATACATCCAAAATGTCAACGGGGCAATAACACAGCCCATGGCTGTGCCCAACAATTGGCTCACAAACATCGACTTGGCTGACGATAGAGTGAGGTAACCAGTCTTGAAATCCTGCATCAGATCAGCTGCTGTAGATACGATTGACATCATCACACCACAAGCTGCTAAGCCAGCCACAACCCCACCATCAGTCCCGACCAACGAAGCAATAATGAAAAGACCGATCTTTCCATAGGTTGATGACAAACTCCAGTCTGTTAGCCCAGTGCCATAGGAGTTGCAGAAGGCAAGGGCTGGAGCAATAATGTAtgaaatgaaaacaaaatacCACTTGAGGGGTGGAAAGATCATCGGAATTGTTGCTGTTGATATAGCAGCAAGTGCCACATATCCAGAAGCTGCAACCCAAGTGGGTAGCCTGTCTTTCAGAAATACCTCGTCTTTCTTTTTCTGTTCTTGTATCAACTTGGAAGTCTCATTGTCTGCCGAGGAACCATTAGAACAATCAATCTAAAGCGAAAGCAATGCTTTTTGAAATAGAAGCAGCTAATATTCTATATGCACCCAGCAGTCCTCAATAAAGATCACAGCTAGAAGCATATGCTTAAGAATATGTTAGTTTAATGAATCCTTTTAAATTAAGCTCCTCTTGGTTTTATCTAAGTTGTCAGTTTCTCAGAACAAACCTCATAATTTGCTCAAGTTAATGAGCTCCTAATTTAAAGCATCAATTACAACTGTTATTGCTTTCAGTTTAGGATCCTATTTCATCTCTTCCATTTGTCAACCTCCTAAAACGGTTTTTGAGAACAGCTTAACATGCCGAGCAACAACAAGAAAAGGCAAAGTTAACAATTGTTGTTGGTAAATAACACAGGAAATAGTTTTCTGACAGTTTCACAAAACTGTTATTAAGGCCAGCTGAATGTGATAGAGTGGTTGCTAACTTGCTTTATTTTCATTTTGGCATCAAAACGAGGCTGAGAAATAAATTAACATTTCAAAAATCATGTAGAAGATATATAACTGCACGACATGAGAAACAACCACAGCAAGCAAGAAACGGGCCGAGCAATATAGAAAAAGATCATGTCTTACCTTGAATCTCTCCAACTATCGGAAGGTGGGTTTCTTTGGTGCTATTGCAAATTTCCTTAGTTGTTATGGCAATAATCTTGATCAAATTGTACAGTCCGTCCCCAAGGATAAGGGAAATGGCTATAAATACCTGTGGACAATCCAACAGTTTGGGAGGAAAATGCCCAGAGAATAGTAAGAATTTTACCAGGTCACAAGCATACATGCGAAGTTAAAATAACTTGATATCAAATACACATTTCATTTTGGTACCAATGAAGCACTTTTTTTTTACGAATTAAGAAAGCTGAGAGTCGAAAAACTGATGGCAAATTGTGACATTGCTTTTCCATAAATAATCCTAAAAATAAGTCAAATTATATGCACATGAGGTGATTTTTCCATAAAAGACACAACGCTGTACTGTACCTTGTATCCGTAAAGACCCTTAAAATCATTGCTACCGAGATCAGCTGGATACCAGACCCCAGCATGTTGGGAGATGAAGGGCCATAGAAAGCCCCATGAGACAATAGCCCCAAGAAGAACAGAGGTGTTCACTATGTGAGGACATATCAGACCACATCCAACATAAGTTGGACTGAAGTCAAAATAAAACCTGAAAGAATAGCATCAAACGAGCAATTAACGTCATTGTATAAACTCGCTATATGTTGGTGATAAATCAAAAAATGGATCTGCTAGCCTCTTGCAAAGTTTCTTAAAGAAAAAGCTCAAAAAAGAACTAGAGAATAAACACAGCCTAAAATTAAGCAAACAAGCATACTGAAGGAAATCGAATTCCATAACTAAGTTTTAGAAAAGATATATCATCCTCAAAAGCataaaaataaagctaaaagGGATGCTGATGAAATTATATTCCTTGCTAATAAATAGACAACATCGACTACATGGCAAATCAAAATTTCCTTTGAATGAGAACTGAAAGCAATACAAGCTTACGTGTTTTTGAATAGTGCCAACCCCAAGCTGGGAAAATTATCAAATCCACATGAGTCTCCGATTCCGCTGAAGAACCATTTAAAGCAGCTCCAAATTAAGCTTATGCTCAAGTATTTTCCAAGACAAGAAACTTGTTTCCTGTGAAAAGTTCACACGACACATGGTGATTAGGATTTACCATTCTCTCTTTTTTGCTTCACTTACTTCACTGACAATTCAAAACAACTTTTACTGAACAACAAAACAATCGAAGCAGCAATAAAGTTCCACTTTCCGTAACATTTCGTTTAAGTCTATTTCCTAGTAACATTCTCTAGCAGCTAAAAACTTTCAAGAGTAACTATATAATACAACAAGGAGCTTAATAATACCATCCATAAAAAAACATACCCTGCAAGTTCAGCTCCTGTGTTAGTGTGAAAGCTATTAATCAACATAGCTGTGGCAGTTCCACTAGGATATGTAAGCTTATAATCCATCACCATAACCTACATAAtgaattcaaaaacaaaatatttctaaaaagcagctattaaatactaaaaaattactaaaatcaaTAGGTAGCACAGACACATACACGGGGAAACAATACACTCAAACACGGCAAAACAATGTTATTTAAAGGTTTCCGAAGccaaaaatgaagtttcgtatCCGAAACATTTCCGGAACGAGATAGGTTGAACGAATGAAGTGTCGGTGCTACCTAGGGcgctataattttatttcaaaaagggGGGAAATTGTACCTTTCGAAGAGGAACAAGACTAAAAAGTCCCAAGAAACTAACAACAAACATAAACCCAATCATCCAAGACAATCCAGGATTCTTAACATCCTCAATCTTATTACCAGGATAATCAGGACCAATCAAATCATAAGTCTTTTTATCCATAGCAAGCAAATAAGATCCAAATCCACCTACAACAAATCCAACACAAAATCAAACTCAAAAAATTTTCATCatcacaaaaaaatttaaaaaaatcaaaatctccATACCACTAAAAGCAAGGCCATAGCAAGCAACAACACACGTCTGAATAACAGTATTCTCCTGTTTGGTAAAGGGGGCAACACTAAACCCTAACTTGGAGAACACTCCAACCCAAGATTTAACTAAGAAAAACCCGAGCAAACCAGCAGCAACGTTCAACGACGGGATAATTCCGACGGTGAGATTGAGTTTATGTGTTATAATGCAAAAAAGGGTACCCAAAATTGCACTCACTACTAGCCCTCGGATTGTGATCTGCTCCTCCCATTCTGGGACGTGTTCGCACTCGACGGCGGCGGTTTTTTCGTCGGAGGGGCTGACGGGAAGGAGCAGAGGCTCGGAGATCTCGGTACCCATAGGAAAAGGAGGGGTGTGTTTGGAATTGAAAAAAGATTGAATGTTTATGAAGTGAAGAGGAGGAAATTTAAGAGATTGAAAGGTGGTTGAAAATGGGGAACAGTACTTTATGTAAGAATTTGGCTGGCGGGTAATAAGGAACGTGTCGTGATTTGATGGGCTGGGCTTGGCGGCAAAGTAACTGATATTTTTGTTTAGGGGTTCGATGAAGATGGGCCTCCTGGACTGGGTGGCTTTGGATATGCTTGCATTGATTTTCACTATGCTGACgagttttcttttgttttatgACTTCAAGAATTTGTGACGTTGAGCCTATGGAATATGACACTGCTTAACAATTCTGTAATACCAGTCCCGATTAAATTTCATCTCACCATTTAATTCGTCTACAATCTTTTAACAATATCAACTTAACCTCTATAGCCCTCGCTTtactataaattttatcttcttcttttcaAAATTTCGAAAAAATTCCAATAGAATCCCGGATTTGAACCTACCACGGACTGTATATGGTATCGCACAGGTTAGCAACGTGAGATCCACTTCTTGAATTCTAGGGAGTGAAAAATGTGCGGGATTAACTTATCGGAAACTTACCAGTCGAAATCCGATAATAGGAGATTGGTAACAATTAGTAAATAAATCTCTCATATTTTCTATATGATGATTTGGAGCTTTGTGGTGTTCAAACTGTGGCAAATGTttgaatagaaaatataaagcacacattaaaattttacttcAGTCCAAATAAAAGGGTGCTGTTATATCACTATCAGTCCATTTAATTTTCTGtaattacaaatttttaaattttagagttAAACCTGCAAAGCATAAGTTTATTGTACAGGAACAATTAAAAAGAGTGTAGTATACtttctcataaaaaaaatagtataaaaactTAGGTCAACTTGAAGGTGACATTGGCAACTGACTCTACAACAGACGATTAGGCAATTATCTTTCTTAAACTTTGAATTAGATTGTTaataaaggtttcaaacaagGGAAAAATATTGTTATTTGCAAGTTCATATTTCAGATGATGAAACTTCAATCTAAACAGAAGAGATGCTGAAGTGAACATTATTAGAACATTTTAATAATCACATATCCATCAGCATTCCCAGCAAATTGGTAAAGTTCAAAATGTACGAGACGCTTCATAGAAGCGCACAATCTTCCGGATCTACAAAGAAAAACAAAGCAATCCCAAGATatggaaaaaagaaaaagctCTGAGCGCCCAACTTGAGTTCAGGTGCAATTTATATCAAGCAGTTTGTAGAAGAAACTCAAAGGAACTTCCTGTATGGCCTGCCTGCATCTTCGTCTTGCATGTGCTGTCGGTGGGCATGATAAGAACGTTTAATTAGTAACAGGTTAAGCACAAGAAATAAAGCAAACGTCAGTTTTGAGCTACAGGATGATctacaaaaatcaaataaactgcTACGTAATCTCTGATGAGAGCAGAAGCATACTGGATCTAAGAGTGCAAATCCTGCTCATGTTCAGGGAACAAACTTATTCATGCATAAAAGCACTAA
This window of the Mercurialis annua linkage group LG5, ddMerAnnu1.2, whole genome shotgun sequence genome carries:
- the LOC126681180 gene encoding probable metal-nicotianamine transporter YSL6 encodes the protein MGTEISEPLLLPVSPSDEKTAAVECEHVPEWEEQITIRGLVVSAILGTLFCIITHKLNLTVGIIPSLNVAAGLLGFFLVKSWVGVFSKLGFSVAPFTKQENTVIQTCVVACYGLAFSGGFGSYLLAMDKKTYDLIGPDYPGNKIEDVKNPGLSWMIGFMFVVSFLGLFSLVPLRKVMVMDYKLTYPSGTATAMLINSFHTNTGAELAGKQVSCLGKYLSISLIWSCFKWFFSGIGDSCGFDNFPSLGLALFKNTFYFDFSPTYVGCGLICPHIVNTSVLLGAIVSWGFLWPFISQHAGVWYPADLGSNDFKGLYGYKVFIAISLILGDGLYNLIKIIAITTKEICNSTKETHLPIVGEIQDNETSKLIQEQKKKDEVFLKDRLPTWVAASGYVALAAISTATIPMIFPPLKWYFVFISYIIAPALAFCNSYGTGLTDWSLSSTYGKIGLFIIASLVGTDGGVVAGLAACGVMMSIVSTAADLMQDFKTGYLTLSSAKSMFVSQLLGTAMGCVIAPLTFWMYWTAFDIGAPDGAYKAPYAVIFREMAIIGVEGFSELPKHCLAMCCGFFIAALVVNLLRDMTPERISQFIPIPMAMAIPFYIGAYFAIDMFVGTVILFIWERINRKDAEDYAGAVASGLICGDGIWTIPSAILSIFRINPPICMYFGPASSR